One genomic window of Rhinolophus ferrumequinum isolate MPI-CBG mRhiFer1 chromosome 23, mRhiFer1_v1.p, whole genome shotgun sequence includes the following:
- the GDAP1L1 gene encoding ganglioside-induced differentiation-associated protein 1-like 1 isoform X1 has protein sequence MATPNNLTPTNCSWWPISALESDAAKPAEAPDAPEASSPAHWPKESLVLYHWTQSFSSQKVRLVIAEKGLVCEERDVSLPQSEHKEPWFMRLNLGEEVPVIIHRDNIISDYDQIIDYVERTFTGEHVVALMPEAGSPQHARVLQYRELLDALPMDAYTHGCILHPELTTDSMIPKYATAEIRRHLANATTDLMKLDHEEEPQLSEPYLSKQKKLMAKILEHDDVSYLKKILGELAMVLDQIEAELEKRKLENEGQKCELWLCGCAFTLADVLLGATLHRLKFLGLSKKYWEDGSRPNLQSFFERVQKRFAFRKVLGDIHTTLLSAVIPNAFRLVKRKPPSFFGASFLMGSLGGMGYFAYWYLKKKYI, from the exons ATGGCGACCCCCAACAACCTGACCCCCACCAACTGCAGCTGGTGGCCCATCTCGGCGCTGGAGAGCGATGCGGCCAAGCCTGCCGAGGCCCCCGACGCGCCGGAGGCGTCCAGCCCCGCCCATTGGCCCAAGGAGAGCCTGGTTCTGTACCACTGGACCCAGTCCTTCAGCTCTCAGAAG GTGCGGCTGGTGATCGCCGAGAAGGGCCTGGTGTGTGAGGAGCGGGACGTGAGCCTGCCGCAGAGCGAACACAAGGAGCCGTGGTTCATGCGGCTCAACCTGGGCGAGGAGGTGCCCGTCATCATCCACCGCGACAACATCATCAGCGACTACGACCAGATCATCGACTACGTGGAGCGCACTTTCACCGGAG AGCACGTGGTGGCCCTGATGCCCGAGGCGGGCAGCCCACAGCACGCACGGGTGCTGCAGTACCGCGAGCTGCTGGACGCACTGCCCATGGATGCCTACACACATGGCTGCATCCTGCACCCTGAGCTCACCACCGACTCCATGATCCCCAAGTACGCCACGGCCGAGATCCGCA GACATTTAGCCAATGCCACGACAGACCTCATGAAATTGGACCATGAAGAGGAACCCCAGCTTTCAGAGCCCTACCTTTCTAAACAGAAGAAGCTCATG GCCAAGATCCTAGAGCATGACGATGTGAGCTACCTGAAGAAGATCCTCGGGGAGCTGGCCATGGTGCTGGACCAGATCGAGGCTGAGCTGGAGAAGAGGAAGCTTGAGAACGAAG GACAGAAATGTGAGCTGTGGCTGTGCGGCTGTGCTTTCACCCTGGCTGACGTCCTTCTGGGAGCCACCCTGCATCGCCTCAAGTTCCTGGGACTGTCCAAGAAATACTGGGAAGATGGCAGCCGGCCCAACCTGCAGTCCTTCTTCGAGAGGGTCCAGAAACGCTTTGCCTTCCGGAAAGTCCTTGGTGACATCCACACCACGCTGCTGTCAGCCGTCATCCCCAACGCGTTCCGGCTGGTCAAGCGGAAACCGCCATCTTTCTTTGGGGCCTCCTTCCTCATGGGCTCCCTGGGCGGGATGGGCTACTTTGCCTACTGGTACCTCAAGAAAAAATACATCTAG
- the GDAP1L1 gene encoding ganglioside-induced differentiation-associated protein 1-like 1 isoform X2 has protein sequence MRLNLGEEVPVIIHRDNIISDYDQIIDYVERTFTGEHVVALMPEAGSPQHARVLQYRELLDALPMDAYTHGCILHPELTTDSMIPKYATAEIRRHLANATTDLMKLDHEEEPQLSEPYLSKQKKLMAKILEHDDVSYLKKILGELAMVLDQIEAELEKRKLENEGQKCELWLCGCAFTLADVLLGATLHRLKFLGLSKKYWEDGSRPNLQSFFERVQKRFAFRKVLGDIHTTLLSAVIPNAFRLVKRKPPSFFGASFLMGSLGGMGYFAYWYLKKKYI, from the exons ATGCGGCTCAACCTGGGCGAGGAGGTGCCCGTCATCATCCACCGCGACAACATCATCAGCGACTACGACCAGATCATCGACTACGTGGAGCGCACTTTCACCGGAG AGCACGTGGTGGCCCTGATGCCCGAGGCGGGCAGCCCACAGCACGCACGGGTGCTGCAGTACCGCGAGCTGCTGGACGCACTGCCCATGGATGCCTACACACATGGCTGCATCCTGCACCCTGAGCTCACCACCGACTCCATGATCCCCAAGTACGCCACGGCCGAGATCCGCA GACATTTAGCCAATGCCACGACAGACCTCATGAAATTGGACCATGAAGAGGAACCCCAGCTTTCAGAGCCCTACCTTTCTAAACAGAAGAAGCTCATG GCCAAGATCCTAGAGCATGACGATGTGAGCTACCTGAAGAAGATCCTCGGGGAGCTGGCCATGGTGCTGGACCAGATCGAGGCTGAGCTGGAGAAGAGGAAGCTTGAGAACGAAG GACAGAAATGTGAGCTGTGGCTGTGCGGCTGTGCTTTCACCCTGGCTGACGTCCTTCTGGGAGCCACCCTGCATCGCCTCAAGTTCCTGGGACTGTCCAAGAAATACTGGGAAGATGGCAGCCGGCCCAACCTGCAGTCCTTCTTCGAGAGGGTCCAGAAACGCTTTGCCTTCCGGAAAGTCCTTGGTGACATCCACACCACGCTGCTGTCAGCCGTCATCCCCAACGCGTTCCGGCTGGTCAAGCGGAAACCGCCATCTTTCTTTGGGGCCTCCTTCCTCATGGGCTCCCTGGGCGGGATGGGCTACTTTGCCTACTGGTACCTCAAGAAAAAATACATCTAG